A genomic window from Chitinophaga pollutisoli includes:
- the panC gene encoding pantoate--beta-alanine ligase, whose product MYLFKRVADLGQALGQEKKAGKRIGFAPTMGALHQGHISLIQSAKQETDIVVASIFVNPTQFNDPKDFEKYPSTLEQDILLLTAAGVDYLFLPSVAEMYPAGPDAEHPHYDFGYIESVLEGAYRPNHFQGVGIIVHKLLEAVRPDDLFMGQKDFQQCMIVKRLLEITGSSTQLHICPTLREADGLAMSSRNMRLTPGQRATAVEISRTLQWVKDNLGTRPFSGLRAEGLARLEDAGFAPDYLELASGNDLRLLDAPEDGPMAILVAARLGDIRLIDNMTVGS is encoded by the coding sequence ATGTACTTATTCAAGCGGGTAGCGGATCTCGGGCAGGCGCTGGGACAGGAAAAAAAGGCAGGAAAACGGATTGGTTTCGCCCCCACCATGGGCGCCCTTCATCAAGGGCACATCTCCCTTATCCAATCAGCCAAACAGGAAACGGACATCGTTGTAGCGAGCATATTCGTCAATCCTACCCAGTTCAACGACCCGAAAGACTTCGAAAAATACCCGTCTACCCTCGAACAGGACATCCTCCTCCTTACCGCCGCCGGTGTAGATTATCTCTTTCTCCCCTCCGTGGCGGAAATGTACCCCGCCGGACCGGACGCTGAACACCCCCACTACGATTTCGGATATATCGAATCCGTGCTGGAAGGGGCCTACCGCCCCAACCATTTCCAGGGAGTCGGTATCATCGTTCATAAGTTACTGGAGGCCGTCCGGCCCGACGATCTGTTCATGGGCCAAAAAGATTTTCAGCAATGCATGATTGTCAAACGGTTACTGGAGATCACCGGCAGTTCTACGCAATTACACATATGCCCCACCCTCCGCGAGGCCGACGGCCTTGCCATGAGCAGCCGCAACATGCGCCTCACGCCCGGACAGCGGGCTACTGCCGTGGAAATCAGCCGCACGCTTCAATGGGTGAAAGATAACCTGGGAACCCGCCCCTTCTCCGGGCTCCGCGCCGAAGGGCTCGCCCGCCTGGAAGATGCGGGTTTTGCACCCGATTACCTGGAACTGGCCTCCGGGAACGACCTCCGTTTGCTGGATGCGCCGGAAGACGGCCCCATGGCTATTCTCGTGGCTGCCAGGCTGGGAGATATCCGGTTGATTGACAATATGACCGTCGGCAGCTAG
- the panD gene encoding aspartate 1-decarboxylase produces MLIEVLKSKIHRAVITEANLNYVGSITIDEDLMDAANLIANEKVQVVNVNNGERLETYIIKGKRGSGVICMNGPAARLVAVGDIVIIISYATMEFEAAKTFVPIAVFPKEGNKL; encoded by the coding sequence ATGCTGATCGAAGTATTAAAATCTAAGATTCACCGCGCGGTTATCACGGAAGCCAATCTGAACTACGTGGGCAGCATCACCATCGACGAAGATCTGATGGATGCCGCCAACCTGATCGCCAATGAGAAAGTGCAGGTCGTGAACGTGAATAACGGAGAGCGCCTCGAAACTTATATTATCAAAGGCAAACGCGGATCCGGCGTGATCTGTATGAACGGTCCGGCCGCGCGCCTGGTTGCCGTAGGCGATATTGTCATCATCATTTCCTACGCCACGATGGAATTCGAAGCGGCCAAAACATTCGTTCCCATCGCCGTTTTCCCGAAGGAAGGCAATAAATTATAA
- a CDS encoding lysylphosphatidylglycerol synthase transmembrane domain-containing protein, whose amino-acid sequence MPKSLKTFLQFAVFLGLGILIIWWTVRGFTPQQINEIKEAMRQGNYWLLIPAMILGFASHWVRALRWRLLFAPLGYAPKKVNTFFAVMIGYLLNLAVPRLGEVARCGVLSRYEKIPVDRLVGTMIAERAIDLLCLIILLTVTVLVQVDVVGAFVNAYIWVPLSGKFTGVTLATWGIIALGGMLFVVLIAWLLRRFKHTKAGISFHNLLRGIVEGILSVGKLRGKGWFLFYTMLMWFLYFSQVYIAFWCLEETIGLGVKAALSILAFGSIGMIATQGGIGAYQYIVQQILILYGISATIGFAFGWIIWLAQTALMLVLGLGSMAAIPVYNKKHRTDSPDAVNK is encoded by the coding sequence ATGCCGAAATCGCTTAAAACATTCCTGCAGTTCGCTGTTTTTCTCGGCCTCGGTATTCTCATCATATGGTGGACGGTGCGCGGTTTTACGCCGCAACAGATCAACGAGATCAAGGAAGCCATGCGCCAGGGAAATTACTGGCTCCTGATCCCCGCCATGATCCTGGGTTTCGCCAGCCATTGGGTGCGCGCCCTCCGCTGGCGCCTCCTTTTTGCCCCACTGGGGTATGCTCCCAAAAAAGTCAATACGTTTTTCGCCGTGATGATCGGCTACCTCCTCAACCTCGCCGTTCCCCGGCTGGGTGAAGTAGCGCGCTGCGGGGTGCTGTCGCGGTATGAAAAGATACCGGTCGACCGCCTCGTGGGCACCATGATCGCCGAACGCGCCATCGACCTGTTGTGCCTCATCATTTTACTGACGGTGACCGTGCTGGTGCAGGTGGATGTAGTGGGTGCTTTTGTAAACGCATACATCTGGGTGCCGTTGTCCGGGAAATTCACCGGAGTGACTTTGGCAACCTGGGGGATCATCGCGCTGGGGGGCATGCTTTTCGTTGTGCTCATAGCCTGGTTGCTGCGCCGTTTCAAGCACACCAAAGCCGGCATCTCTTTCCATAACCTGCTCCGCGGCATCGTGGAAGGTATCTTGTCTGTCGGCAAACTGCGCGGCAAAGGCTGGTTCCTTTTTTATACCATGCTGATGTGGTTCCTCTATTTCTCGCAGGTCTACATCGCTTTCTGGTGCCTTGAAGAAACAATCGGGCTCGGCGTGAAAGCCGCCCTTTCCATCCTCGCATTCGGGAGCATCGGCATGATCGCCACACAGGGCGGCATCGGCGCCTACCAGTATATCGTGCAGCAAATCCTCATCCTCTACGGCATTTCCGCAACCATCGGTTTCGCTTTCGGCTGGATCATCTGGCTGGCGCAAACCGCGCTCATGCTCGTGCTCGGCCTTGGGAGCATGGCCGCCATTCCCGTCTACAATAAAAAACACCGCACGGATTCCCCTGACGCTGTCAACAAATGA
- the ppk1 gene encoding polyphosphate kinase 1, with protein MRSDSTAAILPAPLKNKPVKKTTKLKTAFAKKKTIVRDISWLSFNARVLQEAADTTVPLYERLRFLGIFSNNLDEFFRVRVATLKRMVAFGRSARMHLEENPELILEEIQSTVITQQQEFDRIWKEIEEELKRDHIFLHTEKQLNREQQKFVQNYFNDHVRTNIIPLMVESIPNLPYLRDKSIYLAVVLAKEDNSVRQTYALIEIPTTVLPRFLILPSKEGEHDIMLMEDVIRFNLPHIFSYFGYDKFSSSIIKVTRDAELDIDNDIATPLIHQLEKGLKARRKGKPVRFIYDHQIDPYLLEFLIRRLGLSKKDNLLPGGRIHNFKDFMDFPDEVFTRERMRRKTLIHPLFQNVPSVMSVIREQDVMLHTPYHSFDTIIDLLREAAMDPQVTTIKITAYRLAKNSRIINALINAVRNGKQVSVVLELRARFDEEANLKWKERLEEEGVKVIYGVPGMKVHAKICVIKKRSGNSTVQYGFVSTGNLNERTAKVYGDHCLLTSDRGIMADINRIFRYLESPRHDERILLQCKTLLVSPHNMRKSYLRLIDREIRNARHKKPAAITLKMNSLSDDIMIEKLYEAARAGVDVKLIIRGICCAYTSNKKWKKDIEAISIVDEYLEHARVFVFHNGGQEKVYIASSDWMTRNLDHRVEAAVEIVDPVIRQELIEILNIQLLSNVKVRILDNEQQNAYKHTPGRKVRAQLEIFKYLHDKTYN; from the coding sequence ATGAGATCCGACTCTACCGCCGCCATATTACCGGCGCCCCTTAAAAACAAACCGGTGAAGAAGACGACGAAACTAAAGACGGCTTTTGCGAAAAAGAAAACGATTGTAAGGGATATCAGCTGGCTCTCGTTCAACGCCAGGGTTTTGCAGGAGGCAGCAGATACTACCGTGCCCCTCTACGAAAGACTTCGCTTTCTCGGCATATTTTCCAACAACCTCGACGAATTCTTCCGCGTACGCGTTGCCACGCTCAAGCGCATGGTCGCATTCGGCCGCAGCGCCCGCATGCACCTGGAAGAAAATCCGGAACTGATCCTGGAAGAAATCCAGTCCACCGTCATCACACAGCAACAGGAATTCGACCGTATCTGGAAGGAAATCGAAGAAGAACTGAAACGGGACCACATCTTCCTGCATACCGAAAAACAACTCAACCGCGAGCAGCAGAAATTCGTACAGAATTATTTTAACGACCACGTGCGGACAAACATTATTCCGCTCATGGTAGAATCCATACCCAACCTGCCCTACCTGCGCGATAAATCCATCTACCTGGCCGTGGTGCTGGCGAAGGAAGACAATTCCGTGCGGCAGACGTACGCGCTGATTGAAATCCCCACCACTGTACTGCCCCGTTTCCTCATCCTGCCCAGCAAAGAAGGCGAGCACGATATTATGTTGATGGAAGACGTGATCCGCTTCAACCTGCCGCATATCTTCTCCTATTTCGGGTACGACAAGTTCAGTTCCTCCATCATCAAAGTTACGCGGGATGCGGAGCTGGATATTGATAACGATATCGCCACTCCGCTCATTCACCAGCTGGAAAAGGGGCTGAAAGCGCGGCGCAAGGGCAAACCGGTACGTTTTATTTACGATCACCAGATCGATCCGTACCTCCTCGAGTTCCTCATCCGCCGCCTGGGCCTTTCGAAAAAGGACAACCTCCTCCCCGGCGGGCGTATCCATAACTTCAAAGACTTCATGGATTTCCCGGATGAAGTTTTTACCCGCGAGCGCATGCGCCGCAAAACCCTCATCCATCCCCTGTTTCAGAACGTTCCGAGCGTAATGAGCGTGATCCGCGAACAGGACGTGATGCTTCATACGCCCTACCATTCTTTCGATACCATTATCGACCTGCTCCGGGAAGCCGCGATGGACCCGCAGGTGACTACCATTAAAATCACCGCTTACCGTCTGGCCAAAAACAGCCGTATTATCAACGCGCTTATCAACGCTGTGCGTAATGGCAAACAAGTGTCGGTGGTGCTGGAGCTTCGCGCGCGGTTTGATGAAGAAGCGAATCTGAAATGGAAAGAAAGATTGGAGGAAGAAGGCGTGAAAGTGATCTACGGCGTGCCGGGGATGAAAGTACACGCCAAAATCTGCGTCATTAAGAAACGCAGCGGCAACTCCACCGTGCAGTACGGTTTTGTTAGCACCGGGAACCTTAACGAGCGCACCGCCAAAGTATACGGCGACCACTGCCTGCTGACGAGCGACCGCGGCATCATGGCCGATATCAACCGGATTTTCCGCTACCTGGAAAGCCCCCGGCACGACGAGCGAATTCTCCTGCAGTGCAAAACCCTGCTGGTGAGCCCGCATAATATGCGCAAGTCGTACCTCCGCCTGATCGACAGGGAAATCCGCAACGCCCGCCATAAAAAGCCCGCGGCCATAACGCTGAAAATGAACTCCCTGTCCGACGATATCATGATCGAAAAGCTGTACGAAGCAGCCCGTGCCGGCGTGGACGTAAAACTGATCATCCGCGGCATCTGCTGCGCCTATACGTCGAACAAGAAGTGGAAGAAAGACATCGAAGCCATCAGCATCGTGGATGAGTACCTGGAACATGCCCGGGTATTTGTATTCCATAACGGAGGGCAGGAAAAGGTATACATCGCCTCGTCGGACTGGATGACGCGCAACCTCGACCACCGCGTGGAAGCCGCGGTGGAGATCGTGGATCCGGTGATCCGGCAGGAGCTGATCGAGATACTGAATATACAGCTGTTGAGCAATGTGAAAGTGCGTATCCTGGACAACGAACAGCAGAACGCATACAAGCACACGCCGGGGCGGAAAGTCCGGGCGCAGCTGGAGATTTTCAAATATCTGCACGACAAAACCTATAATTGA
- a CDS encoding exopolyphosphatase, giving the protein MKLAAIDIGSNAARLLITEASPKANGEMDFTKVNLVRVPLRLGMDVFATGTISPQRAESFVNTIKAYKLLLDVYEVKYLKTAATSAMRDASNGAEILERVKRETGMEIKVISGQEEANYIYENHIAENLDKTRGYLYIDVGGGSTELTFFNGNRLIFKESFNIGTIRLLQGKVSEDHWQQMKEFLRVHLKGYNQVVAIGSGGNINKVFSLSKKKEGKPLTLDLLKDYYKEFSSFTVEERIHLYNLREDRADVIVPALQIYVNVMRWTDIQEIFVPKIGLADGLVRALYKEISAMATP; this is encoded by the coding sequence ATGAAGCTTGCAGCCATAGATATCGGATCGAATGCGGCGCGCCTCCTGATCACGGAAGCGTCGCCCAAGGCCAACGGAGAAATGGATTTCACCAAAGTGAACCTCGTGCGCGTTCCCCTGCGCCTGGGGATGGACGTATTCGCCACCGGCACCATTTCACCGCAAAGGGCCGAGAGCTTCGTCAACACCATCAAAGCCTACAAACTCCTGCTCGACGTTTACGAAGTAAAATACCTCAAAACAGCCGCCACTTCCGCCATGCGCGACGCCTCAAACGGCGCAGAGATCCTGGAAAGGGTGAAGCGGGAAACAGGTATGGAAATTAAAGTGATCTCCGGGCAGGAAGAAGCCAATTACATTTACGAAAACCACATCGCCGAGAACCTCGATAAAACGCGGGGATATCTCTATATCGACGTTGGCGGTGGCAGTACGGAACTGACGTTTTTCAACGGCAACCGCCTCATATTTAAAGAATCTTTCAATATCGGCACCATCCGCCTGCTGCAGGGAAAGGTGAGCGAAGACCACTGGCAGCAGATGAAGGAATTCCTCCGCGTGCACCTCAAAGGCTACAACCAGGTGGTGGCCATCGGTTCGGGGGGCAACATCAACAAGGTGTTTTCCCTTTCCAAGAAGAAAGAAGGCAAGCCGCTGACGCTGGACCTGCTGAAGGATTATTACAAGGAATTCAGCAGCTTCACGGTGGAAGAACGCATCCATCTATACAACCTCCGGGAAGACCGTGCAGACGTGATCGTGCCCGCGTTGCAGATATACGTGAATGTGATGCGCTGGACCGACATCCAGGAGATCTTCGTTCCGAAGATAGGCCTGGCCGACGGGCTGGTGCGCGCCCTCTACAAGGAGATTTCGGCCATGGCCACGCCGTAG
- the panB gene encoding 3-methyl-2-oxobutanoate hydroxymethyltransferase, whose protein sequence is MSAVNKEIKRITTHVLQKMKTDGERISMLTAYDFSMARIFDDAGIDILLVGDSASNVMAGHETTLPITLDQMIYHAASVVRAIKRSFVVVDLPFGSYQGNSKEALISTIRIMKETGAHGVKIEGGEEIIESVKRIISAGVPVMGHLGLTPQSIYKFGTYAVRATEDAEADKLIRDAMLLQEAGAFAIVLEKIPAQLGKKVSEALTIPTIGIGAGKYVDGQVLVMHDMLGINKEFKPRFLRRYLNLYDEILGATKNYISDVKAKDFPNDNEQY, encoded by the coding sequence ATGTCTGCTGTAAACAAAGAAATCAAACGCATCACCACACATGTGCTGCAAAAGATGAAAACGGACGGAGAGAGGATTTCCATGCTGACCGCCTATGATTTTTCCATGGCCCGTATTTTCGACGACGCGGGCATAGACATCCTGCTGGTGGGCGATTCCGCTTCCAACGTGATGGCCGGTCATGAAACCACCCTTCCCATTACCCTCGATCAAATGATTTACCACGCAGCCTCGGTGGTGCGCGCCATCAAACGCAGCTTCGTGGTGGTGGATCTCCCCTTCGGCTCTTACCAGGGCAATTCCAAAGAAGCGCTTATTTCCACCATCCGGATCATGAAAGAAACCGGCGCACATGGTGTAAAAATCGAAGGCGGTGAAGAGATCATCGAATCGGTGAAAAGGATCATCAGCGCAGGCGTCCCCGTGATGGGCCACCTGGGTCTTACGCCACAGAGCATCTATAAATTCGGTACCTACGCCGTGCGCGCCACGGAAGACGCCGAGGCCGACAAGCTTATCCGCGACGCCATGCTCCTCCAGGAGGCCGGCGCATTCGCCATCGTACTGGAGAAAATCCCGGCCCAGCTTGGCAAAAAAGTCTCCGAAGCGCTTACCATCCCCACCATCGGTATCGGCGCCGGTAAATATGTGGATGGCCAGGTGCTCGTGATGCACGACATGCTGGGGATCAACAAGGAATTCAAGCCCCGCTTCCTGCGCCGGTACCTCAACCTGTACGACGAAATCCTCGGCGCTACCAAAAACTACATCAGCGACGTAAAAGCGAAAGATTTCCCGAACGACAACGAGCAATACTAG